One stretch of Mangifera indica cultivar Alphonso chromosome 9, CATAS_Mindica_2.1, whole genome shotgun sequence DNA includes these proteins:
- the LOC123224874 gene encoding zinc finger protein ZAT9-like: protein MDTQRICKICNRSFANGKAMGGHMRSHLAKLPVPPKPNSSPVFTLKSSSSSSSLSIHSFKDLIQPYRSINRDLSDVEGEAEAESSRNLTKRRSKRRRNPSEADPESVSSVTDNFPIEEIAMCLLMLSRDKWPQEDKVKLNHYKYIGDDESDGTTTSKIFKCKTCKKGFRSHQALGGHIASHKKIKINLKGSHEDVVTELDPRAFKCPICDKVFESGQALGGHKNVHFAYLTVSAKGSSSSKSGEKLLDLNLPAPEDDSEVSQV, encoded by the coding sequence ATGGACACACAGAGGATCTGCAAGATCTGCAACAGAAGTTTTGCTAATGGCAAAGCCATGGGAGGTCACATGAGATCTCATTTAGCCAAACTTCCTGTTCCTCCAAAACCTAACTCTTCTCCTGTTTTTACTCTCAagtcttcatcttcgtcttcttcCTTGAGTATTCACTCATTCAAAGATCTCATACAACCCTATAGATCTATCAACCGTGATCTCTCCGATGTTGAAGGTGAGGCTGAGGCTGAGTCATCCAGAAACTTAACAAAGCGAAGATCTAAACGGCGTCGAAACCCATCTGAGGCTGACCCAGAATCGGTAAGTTCAGTTACTGACAATTTTCCTATTGAAGAAATTGCAATGTGTCTTTTAATGCTTTCAAGAGATAAATGGCCACAAGAAGACAAAGTAAAACTGaatcattataaatacataGGCGATGATGAAAGTGACGGTACGACCACAAGTAAGATATTCAAGTGTAAAACATGCAAGAAAGGGTTTCGATCTCATCAAGCATTAGGAGGACATATAGCAAGTCACAAGAAGATCAAAATTAATCTCAAGGGTTCTCATGAAGATGTTGTTACAGAATTAGATCCAAGAGCTTTCAAGTGTCCCATTTGTGATAAGGTGTTTGAGTCTGGCCAAGCCCTTGGCGGGCACAAGAATGTTCATTTCGCTTACTTAACTGTTTCTGCTAagggttcttcttcttctaaatcTGGTGAAAAACTTTTAGATCTTAATTTACCTGCACCAGAAGATGATAGTGAAGTAAGCCAAGTTTAG